The region GGAAAATAATTCACCAGCCCTTCGGTGATCACCAGCAGCGGTCGGCTGCGGTCAAAGTGGTCGGCCAGCACCTGTTCCAGTGAGTCTGCGCCCTGCTCGTGGAAAATGTTCAGCGGCAGCGCTTGGTGGCGGGGCCCCAGTGCACCCAAGCGCGCCAGCAGGGCCTGCTTGCGGTCGGCCATGTCCGGCAGGTCAGCTTCGATGTAATGCAGCTGTGGATAGCGCTGCCGAAACCGGTAACCGCGCGGTGACAGACCACAGGCGATTTCGATCACTTGGGTGACGCCGTCGCTGATGGCCTGCTCCAGCAAGTGGTCAATCAGATGGTGCCGTTGCAGTAGGAAGGTGCGGATGTTGCCGCCTACCAGTCGCCCGCCGACCGCTTCGAACGGGGCCAACGCGTGGTACAGCAGCGCGCCGGTGCGGGTATGGAACGCAGGCGCTGAGAGGCCATTTTTCTCCCACACATGGCCGGTGTAGAGCGCAGTGAAGGAAATCGAGGAAGTGTCGGTGGCGTCTCGCTTGAACATGTCCGGTCCGGAGCAACGAAAGAACCGGCAGCTTAGCAGTGCCGTCGCCGCAGCGGGCCGACCATGCGGTCCGGCGCGGGGGGCGCCAGAGCGATTTACAGTTCCAACACCGCCGGCAGCGGCTGCCCGCCAAGCCGCAGCACCAAACTGGTGAGGTGCTGCCAAGGATCGCCGTCCGCCATGCCTTTGAGCGCCTGATCGGCACGGGCGGCCAGCGCCACCGCCTGCTGCACCCCAGCCGGGCCGAGCCGGCGCGCTTGCTGTTGCAATTGGCGCAGACGCTGCGGCGGCAGTCGACCGGGGTCTTCACCGCCAATGATCTGCGCCAGTTGCCGTACTTCGCGGGTCAAGGCCCAGAGCACTACCGGTGACTCCACTCCTTCAGCGTGCAAGGTGTCGAGGATGCGCAGCGCGCGCGGCAGGTCACCGCCGCCGAGCGCGTCGCCAAGGTCGAACGGACTGAAACGGCTGCTGTGGCCGACGGCCGCTTCCACCTGTTCCGGCGTCAAGGTGGCGCCGGGGAACAGCAGCGCCAACTTGTCCACTTCCTGAGCGGCTGCCAGCAGGTTGCCTTCGCTGCGCTCCACCAGCAGCGCCAGCGCGTCGCCGCTGGCGGCAAGGCCGAGGCGGCGCAGCCGCGCTTCAATCCAGCCGGGCAGTTGGCCGGCGGCCACCGGCCATACTTCGATCATGGCGCCGACCTGGTCCAACGCCTTCACCCAGCGGCTGCCGTGATCGCGGCGGCGGTCGAGTTTGGAGCAGCTAATCACCAGCAGGGTATCGGGGGGGGGCGCTTCCAACAGCTGCACCAGCATCTCGCTGGCGCTTTTGTCGGGGCGCTTTTCGCCGAGTCTGACTTCGAGGATGCGGGCGCCGCCGAACAAACTCAGGCTCTGCGCTTCGGCATAGAGGGCGGGCCAGTCGATGCCGCTGTCGGCGGAAAATAAGTGCCGCTCATCGAAGCCTTTATCGCGCGCGGTGCGGCGCAGCAGGTCGGTGCATTCCTGCTGTTGGAATGGCTCATCGCCGCTCACCAGGTAGGCTGGCAGCAGGCCGTTCTGGGCCAGCTGCCGAGACAGCGCTTCCGGCTTAATTTGCATGGCGGTCGGCGCGGGTCTCGCCGTCCAGCGACCAGTTGTCCGGTTGCGCGGCGCGCAGCCGGCCGACGGTGGCGTCGAGCTGGCGCAGCAGTTGCCAGGTGGCGTCCTCGTACAGCGAATCGCGGGTGGAGGATTCCTCGTCACTGGCAGCGGTGGCGTTGTCGGCGTCGTAGATGAAGTTGCGGATCAGCGCGATGTTGCGGCGTTCATTCAGCGGCTGGCGGCTGTCGGCATCGAGCAATTGCCAGGTAAAGCTGTAACGCAGCTCCATCTCCGCCGCGCGGCCGTAGCGGTCCACCGCCACGGTGCGGCGCTGGGTGTTTTCGTCGCTGATGGTGAGCGCCAACGGCGCGGCGTCATGCACCGCCACACCGCTGGTTTCCAATGCGCGCCGCACCAAGTGCTCCAGATTAAGGCTGGCACCGCGCAGCTGCAGCGCCGACAGATGCTCGTACTGCGGCGCGCCACGCGGCCGGAAGCCGCAGGCGCTCAGCGTCAGCACCAGCCCCAACAGAGCCACCAGCCACACCGCGCCGCGCCGGCTCATGCGGCAGATACCACAATGTTCACCAGCTTGCCGGGCACCACTATCACTTTGCGCACCACTACATCCTCAAGAAAACGCTGCACGTTCGGCGCGGCGCGGGCCAACTGCTCCAGCGTGGCCTGGTCAGCACTGGCAGGCGCATCAATGCGCGCGCGCACTTTGCCGTTCACTTGCACCACCAGCTCGATGGTGTCTTTCACCAAGGCGCTGTCGTCGTGTTGCGGCCACGCCTGATCGACCACCGCATCGGTGTGGCCCAGCGCCTGCCACAGCACGTGGCACAGGTGCGGCACGATCGGCGCCAGCATTAGCACCGTGTTCTCCAGTGCTTCCCGCACCACCGCGTGGTCTTGGGCGGACTGGGGTTGGAAGCGCGCCACCTCGTTGATCAGTTCCATCACCGCGGCAATGGCGGTGTTGAAGGTCTGACGTCGGCCGAAATCATCGCTGACCTTGGCCAGCGTTTCATGGGTCTTGCGGCGCAGTGCGCGGGCAGCGTCATCCAGAGCAGCCGGGTCCAGCGCTACCGTGGGCGCAAGGTTTTCGGTGACCAGACGCCACAGGCGCTTGATGAAACGGTTGGCGCCTTCAACGCCGGCGTCGCTCCATTCCAGCGATTGTTCCGGCGGTGCGGCAAACATGGTGAACAGGCGCACGGTGTCGGCACCGTACTGGTCGATCAGCGATTGCGGGTCGACCGTGTTGCCCTTTGATTTGGACATTTTGACGCCGTCTTTGAGCACCATGCCCTGGCACAGCAGGCGCTTGAACGGCTCGTCGGAATCCACCAGACCGGTGTCGCGCAGCAGCTTGTGGAAGAAGCGCGAGTAGAGCAGGTGCAGGATGGCGTGCTCGATGCCGCCGATGTACTGATCCACCGGCAGCCAGTAGTTGGCGGCGGCAGGGTCGACCATGGTGCTGGCATCGGCCGAGCAGAAGCGCGCGTAGTACCAGCTCGATTCCATGAAAGTATCGAAGGTGTCGGTTTCGCGCAGGGCGGGCTGGCCGTTGAATTCGGTGCGTGCCCACTCCGGATCGGCCTTGATCGGGCTGCGCACGCCATCCATGACCACATCTTCCGGCAACACCACCGGCAACTGGTCGGCCGGAGCCGGTACGATGTCGCCGTTTTCCAGCGTCAGCATCGGGATCGGAGCACCCCAGTAACGCTGGCGTGATACACCCCAGTCGCGCAGGCGGTAGTTGATCTTTTTCTCGCCCAAGCCCTGTTCCACCAAGCGCGCGGCGATGGCATCGAAGGCGGCGTCGGAAGTGAGGCCGGTGAAATCACCGGAATTCACCAGCACGCCCTTGTCGGTCATAGCGCCGCGGGTGAGATCCACCGCGCTGCCGTCGGCCGGGGCGATCACTTGCTTGATCGGCAGCCCGTACTGCTGGGCAAATTCCCAATCGCGCTCATCGTGGGCCGGAACCGCCATCACGGCGCCGGTGCCGTAGTTCATCAGCACGAAGTTGGCGGCCCACACCGGCACTGATTCGCCGGTGAGAGGGTGGCGCGCGCGCAGGCCGGTGTCGACGCCGAGCTTGGCCATGGTGGCAAGATCCGCTTCGGCGGTTTTGGTGTGGCTGCACTGCTCGATGAAGGCGGCCAGCGCCGGGTTATCGGTGGCGGCTTGCTGGGCCAGCGGATGCGCGGCGGCCACTGCCACATAGCTGACACCGAACAGGGTGTCCGGGCGGGTGGTGTAGACGCGCAGCGGGGTGCCGTCGACATCGAAGCACAGCTCGACGCCTTCGGAACGGCCGATCCAGTTGCGCTGCATTGCTTTCACTTGGTCCGGCCAGTCGTCCAACTGGTCGAGGTCGTTCAGCAGTTCTTCAGCGTAGTCGGTGATGCGGATGAACCACTGCGGGATTTCTTTCTGTTCCACCAGCGCATCGGAGCGCCAGCCACGGCCGTTGATCACCTGCTCGTTGGCCAGCACAGTCTGGTCTACCGGGTCCCAGTTAACGGTGGACATCTTGCGGTAGACCAAGCCTTGCTCGTAAAGCTTGGTGAAAAACCACTGCTCCCAGCGGTAGTACTCGGGGTCACAGGTGGTAATTTCGCGGCTCCAGTCATAGCCGAAACCGAGCCGCTGCAACTCGCCTTTCATGTAGGCAACGTTGTCGTAGGTCCAGGCGGCAGGAGCCACACCGCGTTGGATGGCGGCGTTTTCCGCCGGCAGGCCGAAGGCGTCCCAACCCATCGGTTGCAGCACGTTCTTGCCCAGCATGCGCTGGTAGCGGCTGATCACGTCGCCGATGGTGTAGTTGCGCACGTGCCCCATGTGCAGCCGACCGCTGGGGTAGGGGAACATGCTCAGGCAGTAGAACTTTTCCCGCGACGGGTCTTCACACACTTTGAAGGTGTTGTGCTGTGCCCAGTAGGCTTGGGCTTCCGCTTCGATTTGCTCGGGACGATACTGTGTTTCCATCGGTGCCACGTGTTCCAGATGCGTGAACGGCGCGGCCGGCAGTGGCCGGGGACGCCGTCCAGGGTGATAAGAAGAAAGAGGGCATAGGATACATGAGCCAACTGCAGGCAGACAGCGGTGGCCGGCTATGACGGTCATGGCATGGGTGTTGGTGCTTACCGCGGTCGGCACGCTGCCGGCGGTGGTGCTGGGGCTGCTGCCACCGGCACCGCGCAGGCAGCGTGATGTGGTGCCGCAGGCGGTGGTGGTACTGGGCGCTGGGCGTACCCGATGGGGCGGCCATTGGCGCTTGCCGCCGGCCGGGCTGCGGCGGCTGGCGGTGGGGGCCGAGCGTGCCGCTCAAGCGGCGCTGCCAATGTTGCTGTGCGGCGGCCGCAAGCGGCGCCTGGGGCCCACCGAAAGTGCGTTGATGGGCACTCTGCTGGAGCGGCGTTGGCCGCAGCAGCAGGCCTGGCTGGAGCAGCGCAGCCGCAATACCTGGGAAAATGCCCGCTATGGCGCGCAAGAGCTGCGCTTGCGTGGCATCGACAGCATCCTGTTGGTCACCAGTCGTGCTCACCAAGCGCGGGCGGCGCTGTCATTTCGCGCCCAGGGACTGCGGGTGGAAGTGATCAGCGCCGATGACAGCCTTGGCCCAGCGTGGATGCCTTCGGTAGGAGCGCTGGCGCTGCTGCCGGACATTTACTACGAATGGATGGCGCTGGTGTTCTACCGCTTGCGCTATTTGTGATCGCCATCGGTTCCGGTGCCCAACACGGCGGCTGGCTCAGCGCCGCCGTGCCAAGAGCCCCACGCCGCATAGCAAGGCGGCCAACCACCACACCGGGGCGCCGCCCCAGCGCACGAACGGGGTGCTGCCGGAGAACGGCATGAAGCTGCCCTCCAGCACCGCGCGCTCGAATTGCGGCAATTGGCCCTGCACCACGCCACGCTCATCAATGATGGCGGTGATGCCGTTATTGGTGGCGCGCAGCAGATAGCGACCGGTTTCCGCTGCCCGCAGCCGCGCCATCTGGAAATGCTGGTGCGGGCCGGCAGAGTGGCCGAACCAGGCATCGTTGGAGATGGTCACCATCACGTTGCTGTCGGCGGCCTGACGCGCCACCAATTCTGGGTAAACGATCTCGTAGCAGATGAACGGCGACACCACCATGTACTGCGCCAGCAGGTTGTCTTGCTTGGCCGGGCCAGGAGTGAAGCTGGACATCGGCAGGTCGAAGAACGGAATCAAGCCGCGTAGCAAGGATTCCAGCGGCACGTATTCGCCGAACGGCACCAGCTTTTGTTTGTCGTAAATGCCTTCGCCGCCTTCCACTACCAGAATGCTGTTGTAGTAGCGCCAGCCGTCGCCCTGCCAATCGCGGGTGGGCAGGCCGGAGATCAACGCTGAGTCGCGCGCCGCCAGCAGCGCACTTTGCTCGGCGAGGAACTCGCGCGCGGTGTCGTAGAACTCGGTCAGCGCCGCTTCTGGCCACACTACCAGCGTATCGCTGCCGATCTCGGCGGTGAGGCCGGCATAGAT is a window of Alcanivorax sp. REN37 DNA encoding:
- a CDS encoding class I SAM-dependent methyltransferase, producing the protein MFKRDATDTSSISFTALYTGHVWEKNGLSAPAFHTRTGALLYHALAPFEAVGGRLVGGNIRTFLLQRHHLIDHLLEQAISDGVTQVIEIACGLSPRGYRFRQRYPQLHYIEADLPDMADRKQALLARLGALGPRHQALPLNIFHEQGADSLEQVLADHFDRSRPLLVITEGLVNYFPLTAMDPFWRRLARAMQGFPFARYLTDNYPLLDDHPFHRTMQTLRGLLGAVSRSSVSFHFGSDAEAGHHVQAQGFDHVTVHNPEHFYQTLPIPVVRGTPFVRVIEARTGA
- the holA gene encoding DNA polymerase III subunit delta; its protein translation is MQIKPEALSRQLAQNGLLPAYLVSGDEPFQQQECTDLLRRTARDKGFDERHLFSADSGIDWPALYAEAQSLSLFGGARILEVRLGEKRPDKSASEMLVQLLEAPPPDTLLVISCSKLDRRRDHGSRWVKALDQVGAMIEVWPVAAGQLPGWIEARLRRLGLAASGDALALLVERSEGNLLAAAQEVDKLALLFPGATLTPEQVEAAVGHSSRFSPFDLGDALGGGDLPRALRILDTLHAEGVESPVVLWALTREVRQLAQIIGGEDPGRLPPQRLRQLQQQARRLGPAGVQQAVALAARADQALKGMADGDPWQHLTSLVLRLGGQPLPAVLEL
- a CDS encoding LPS-assembly lipoprotein LptE, translating into MSRRGAVWLVALLGLVLTLSACGFRPRGAPQYEHLSALQLRGASLNLEHLVRRALETSGVAVHDAAPLALTISDENTQRRTVAVDRYGRAAEMELRYSFTWQLLDADSRQPLNERRNIALIRNFIYDADNATAASDEESSTRDSLYEDATWQLLRQLDATVGRLRAAQPDNWSLDGETRADRHAN
- the leuS gene encoding leucine--tRNA ligase, which gives rise to METQYRPEQIEAEAQAYWAQHNTFKVCEDPSREKFYCLSMFPYPSGRLHMGHVRNYTIGDVISRYQRMLGKNVLQPMGWDAFGLPAENAAIQRGVAPAAWTYDNVAYMKGELQRLGFGYDWSREITTCDPEYYRWEQWFFTKLYEQGLVYRKMSTVNWDPVDQTVLANEQVINGRGWRSDALVEQKEIPQWFIRITDYAEELLNDLDQLDDWPDQVKAMQRNWIGRSEGVELCFDVDGTPLRVYTTRPDTLFGVSYVAVAAAHPLAQQAATDNPALAAFIEQCSHTKTAEADLATMAKLGVDTGLRARHPLTGESVPVWAANFVLMNYGTGAVMAVPAHDERDWEFAQQYGLPIKQVIAPADGSAVDLTRGAMTDKGVLVNSGDFTGLTSDAAFDAIAARLVEQGLGEKKINYRLRDWGVSRQRYWGAPIPMLTLENGDIVPAPADQLPVVLPEDVVMDGVRSPIKADPEWARTEFNGQPALRETDTFDTFMESSWYYARFCSADASTMVDPAAANYWLPVDQYIGGIEHAILHLLYSRFFHKLLRDTGLVDSDEPFKRLLCQGMVLKDGVKMSKSKGNTVDPQSLIDQYGADTVRLFTMFAAPPEQSLEWSDAGVEGANRFIKRLWRLVTENLAPTVALDPAALDDAARALRRKTHETLAKVSDDFGRRQTFNTAIAAVMELINEVARFQPQSAQDHAVVREALENTVLMLAPIVPHLCHVLWQALGHTDAVVDQAWPQHDDSALVKDTIELVVQVNGKVRARIDAPASADQATLEQLARAAPNVQRFLEDVVVRKVIVVPGKLVNIVVSAA
- a CDS encoding YdcF family protein, translating into MTVMAWVLVLTAVGTLPAVVLGLLPPAPRRQRDVVPQAVVVLGAGRTRWGGHWRLPPAGLRRLAVGAERAAQAALPMLLCGGRKRRLGPTESALMGTLLERRWPQQQAWLEQRSRNTWENARYGAQELRLRGIDSILLVTSRAHQARAALSFRAQGLRVEVISADDSLGPAWMPSVGALALLPDIYYEWMALVFYRLRYL
- the lnt gene encoding apolipoprotein N-acyltransferase: MSLYRPQRPLMAVLALLGGLLYPLAFAPYDFWPLVLLSIALAWWTLGATAKQAFWRGWLYGLGLFGFGVSWLHVSMHDYGDTPLWLAVPMTALFAAFLALFPALLAALTVKFSRGRPSPLLFAGGWLLLDVLRGALLTGFPWLYAGYALIDTPLVAAAPLGGVWLMTLIAVLAGLTLALAWQRRPSAFVTGALLLLGGATPLLPLERFIEPAADAPTKVALVQGNIPQDLRWLATMRDATRDIYAGLTAEIGSDTLVVWPEAALTEFYDTAREFLAEQSALLAARDSALISGLPTRDWQGDGWRYYNSILVVEGGEGIYDKQKLVPFGEYVPLESLLRGLIPFFDLPMSSFTPGPAKQDNLLAQYMVVSPFICYEIVYPELVARQAADSNVMVTISNDAWFGHSAGPHQHFQMARLRAAETGRYLLRATNNGITAIIDERGVVQGQLPQFERAVLEGSFMPFSGSTPFVRWGGAPVWWLAALLCGVGLLARRR